In Spirosoma aureum, a single genomic region encodes these proteins:
- a CDS encoding amidohydrolase family protein → MRTLISLKAILFGLILFFLHITQIRASNIDSIRVTVTEGTNMAADLSPDKASIAIDLQGTIWIVPIVGGVARPITDNLGDCRQPSWSPDGSLIAFHAFWDGRYHIWTVSAKGGKPKQLTSGLQDDREPHWSPDGKRIVFASDRSGNYDIWQLTLADGKLIQLTQDSGNDFNPAFSPDGTKVAFVSDRTDAPGVYVITSDADATVKSTTGNTEKIIVPANGKFAGPSWQPDGSHLFYNVLTSSLSGLARAAVADSKAQLLTEAAEDVFPFRASWLSATEFLYTSDGLLKRRKLGSTTAQTIPFQAIVALPRNTYKRKTYDFDSQKPQAVKGIKGTTISPDGKQIAFAALGDIWILTKGKKTPDRLTQGSTMEVEPSWSPDGTKLTYVSDRNGNMDVWIRDLKTGQDRLLVDMADDLHYPNWSPDGSKIAFYQSDARNAWGRSTLYTADVTYTADVTAPKTQKLHESIFVPSQASWSPDGKTLAVSALHPYSSRYREGVSEVLLLSFDGKNDRYVTPAPGHSLATRGQNGPVWSPDGTKMAYILDGLVWVTDVKTDGSIVGSPRKLTNEQSDTPTWTGDSKSLLFLATDALKQVYLGDGHIETIPMELTWQLSQPTGAIVVHAGRLFDGLGNTYRNNVDILIEGHRIKAIEPHRAGRPGKLIDASTKTVIPGLFEMHTHQHSMVGEKIGRLWLSFGITSVREPGADPYDALERKESWASNTRPGPRQFFTGGLTDGTRIYYGAATSINSDEQLDRELNRSVRLGYDLIKTYVRMPDAMQQRITTFAHAHGMPVSSHEIFPAMRYDVDAVEHIGGTSRRGYSPKITAMNRSYQDVIQLLAKSGMNITPTASLQGGFSVLGTKNPGLYENRQYRAFYSEEYNNALQAGAAQYAKISPGYLTNFGNLQKGVKALIDAGAHVTTGTDSPFVPYGLSLHTELQSFVGAGLTPYQALRSATLWAAETVGVSKDLGSIEPGKLADLVIVNGDPLTTITDALNVEQVIKNGEVLPIDRLLTRP, encoded by the coding sequence ATGCGTACACTCATCTCCCTGAAAGCAATCCTCTTTGGCTTAATTCTATTTTTTCTCCATATAACCCAAATACGAGCAAGTAATATTGATTCCATTCGGGTAACGGTTACGGAAGGCACCAACATGGCCGCCGATCTGTCGCCCGATAAAGCCAGCATTGCGATTGACTTACAGGGTACAATCTGGATCGTACCCATCGTTGGTGGTGTTGCCAGACCCATAACCGACAATCTGGGAGACTGTCGTCAGCCAAGCTGGTCGCCCGATGGGAGTCTGATTGCCTTCCATGCCTTCTGGGATGGCCGATATCATATCTGGACTGTTTCGGCCAAGGGTGGTAAACCCAAACAACTGACGTCGGGGCTTCAGGATGATCGCGAACCACACTGGTCGCCGGATGGTAAGCGTATCGTATTTGCTTCAGATCGGAGTGGCAACTATGACATCTGGCAGTTAACGCTGGCCGATGGCAAACTCATCCAGCTTACGCAGGACTCCGGCAATGATTTCAACCCAGCTTTTTCGCCCGATGGAACGAAGGTTGCCTTCGTTTCAGATCGCACCGACGCGCCGGGTGTTTATGTCATTACCTCTGACGCCGATGCGACCGTCAAATCCACGACGGGTAATACGGAAAAGATCATTGTGCCCGCCAACGGAAAATTTGCTGGGCCAAGCTGGCAACCCGATGGCTCGCATCTATTTTACAATGTTCTGACCAGTTCGCTGAGTGGACTGGCCAGGGCAGCAGTGGCCGACAGCAAGGCTCAGCTCCTGACCGAAGCCGCTGAAGATGTGTTCCCATTTCGGGCAAGCTGGCTCTCGGCCACCGAATTTCTGTATACATCCGATGGCTTGCTGAAACGCCGAAAACTTGGCAGTACAACAGCCCAGACTATTCCCTTCCAGGCTATAGTTGCGCTGCCAAGGAATACCTATAAACGGAAAACATACGACTTCGACAGCCAGAAACCTCAGGCCGTTAAAGGTATCAAAGGAACCACGATTTCACCCGATGGCAAACAAATCGCATTCGCAGCCCTCGGTGATATCTGGATACTGACGAAGGGGAAAAAGACACCCGATCGATTAACCCAGGGATCAACGATGGAAGTCGAGCCAAGCTGGTCGCCGGACGGAACAAAGCTGACCTACGTTTCGGACCGAAATGGTAATATGGACGTCTGGATTCGGGATCTGAAAACCGGCCAGGATCGCTTGCTGGTCGACATGGCCGACGATTTGCATTATCCGAACTGGTCGCCCGATGGCAGCAAGATCGCCTTTTACCAGAGCGATGCCCGAAATGCCTGGGGCCGCAGTACGCTCTACACAGCCGATGTTACCTACACGGCTGATGTAACAGCACCCAAAACCCAGAAATTGCACGAATCGATCTTTGTACCCAGTCAGGCCAGTTGGTCCCCCGATGGAAAAACGCTGGCCGTTTCGGCGCTTCACCCCTATTCGTCCCGCTACCGCGAGGGCGTCAGCGAAGTTTTACTATTATCGTTCGATGGTAAAAATGACCGTTATGTAACGCCTGCACCCGGACATAGCCTGGCAACGCGCGGGCAAAACGGCCCCGTCTGGTCACCCGATGGAACGAAAATGGCGTACATCCTCGACGGATTAGTTTGGGTAACGGACGTAAAAACAGACGGTTCTATTGTTGGTTCACCCCGCAAACTGACCAACGAACAGTCGGACACACCCACCTGGACCGGTGATTCTAAAAGTTTGCTCTTTCTGGCTACGGATGCGCTCAAACAGGTTTACCTGGGCGATGGCCATATTGAAACCATTCCGATGGAACTGACCTGGCAACTCAGCCAGCCTACCGGCGCGATTGTGGTTCATGCGGGTCGTCTGTTCGATGGGTTAGGCAATACGTACCGCAACAATGTCGATATTTTGATTGAGGGCCATCGAATTAAGGCTATCGAACCGCATCGGGCCGGACGTCCTGGTAAACTGATCGATGCATCGACCAAAACCGTTATACCGGGTTTATTCGAAATGCACACGCACCAGCATTCGATGGTTGGCGAAAAAATAGGGCGGCTGTGGCTATCGTTCGGGATTACGTCCGTGCGCGAACCCGGTGCTGATCCCTATGATGCGCTGGAACGGAAAGAATCCTGGGCGAGTAATACCCGGCCCGGTCCACGTCAGTTTTTTACCGGAGGGCTTACCGATGGAACGCGGATCTATTACGGAGCAGCGACCAGCATCAACTCCGATGAACAGCTCGACCGCGAACTGAACCGCTCCGTTCGATTGGGATACGACTTGATCAAGACCTATGTTCGTATGCCCGACGCCATGCAGCAACGAATTACTACGTTTGCTCACGCCCACGGAATGCCGGTTTCGTCTCACGAGATTTTTCCGGCCATGCGCTATGACGTCGATGCAGTCGAACATATTGGCGGAACGAGTCGGCGTGGGTATTCGCCCAAGATTACGGCCATGAACCGGAGTTATCAGGACGTGATTCAGCTATTAGCCAAATCGGGCATGAACATTACCCCGACAGCATCATTACAGGGCGGCTTTTCAGTATTGGGCACAAAAAATCCGGGGCTCTACGAAAACCGGCAATATCGGGCATTCTACAGCGAAGAATACAACAACGCGCTTCAGGCAGGAGCCGCTCAATATGCGAAAATCAGTCCCGGCTACCTGACCAATTTTGGGAACCTTCAGAAAGGGGTCAAAGCGTTGATCGACGCTGGTGCGCACGTCACCACAGGAACCGACAGCCCCTTTGTGCCCTACGGATTGAGCCTGCACACAGAACTGCAATCATTTGTAGGCGCGGGTCTAACGCCCTACCAGGCTTTGCGTTCAGCGACGCTCTGGGCGGCTGAAACCGTAGGCGTCAGTAAGGATTTAGGTTCCATCGAGCCGGGAAAACTGGCGGATCTGGTTATCGTCAACGGTGATCCGCTAACCACGATCACCGATGCGCTGAATGTTGAGCAAGTCATCAAGAACGGCGAAGTTCTACCCATTGATCGGTTATTGACCCGCCCCTGA